From a single Raphanus sativus cultivar WK10039 chromosome 3, ASM80110v3, whole genome shotgun sequence genomic region:
- the LOC130510186 gene encoding protein TIFY 5B-like — MEMQSNCDLELRLLPPPSYESNSSEIPQPKQEPQVCVSSDLIHLQATAILSLARRDREERSLSLESSDSSDPSVIPSNLYRVHHQNASTKRSLRSFLQKRNVRIQASSPYRRFPINLFM, encoded by the coding sequence atggagATGCAAAGTAACTGCGACTTGGAACTTCgccttcttcctcctccttcctATGAATCAAACAGCTCTGAAATTCCACAACCGAAGCAAGAACCTCAGGTCTGTGTTTCTTCAGATCTTATCCATCTCCAGGCAACAGCTATACTATCGCTAGCGAGAAGAGATAGGGAAGAGAGATCACTGTCACTGGAAAGTTCAGACAGCTCAGATCCTTCAGTAATTCCAAGCAATTTGTATCGAGTTCATCATCAGAACGCCTCTACGAAGAGATCTCTTCGTAGCTTTCTTCAGAAACGGAATGTTCGGATTCAGGCTTCTTCTCCTTACCGCCGATTCCcaataaatttgtttatgtgA
- the LOC108847779 gene encoding uncharacterized protein LOC108847779 → MRVKRQKKNRRTVRFFTVCFGFRQPFKVLCDGTFVHHLVSREITPADTVISELLGGPVKLFTTRCVLAELQKLGKDFSESLEAAQMLSTATCEHDEAKPADECLSEVLGTQNTEHFFLGTQDADFRKKLQKESIVPLLFGLNNSLQIDQPSDFQRETAKDSERKRLTMTDAEKRMLVKQTARILASSRGEGAAEDEQWEAPRVVSSRNGLGVKDRPQFKRNRAKGPNPLSCMKKKKVNDTKKPQSKPKAESKSGGQEVKKGESGAEKRTRKRSRKGKAASERT, encoded by the exons ATGAGAGTGAAGAGGCAGAAGAAGAACAGGAGAACCGTGAGGTTCTTCACTGTCTGTTTCGGATTCCGACAGCCCTTCAAAGTCCTCTGCGACGGCACGTTCGTCCACCATCTCGTTTCTCGCGAGATCACTCCCGCCGACACCGTCATCTCCGAGCTACTCGGAGGTCCCGTCAAGCTCTTCACAACCAGGTGTGTCCTCGCGGAGCTGCAGAAACTGGGCAAAGATTTTTCCGAGTCTCTCGAGGCTGCTCAGATGCTTAGCACAGCTAC ATGTGAGCACGATGAGGCAAAACCAGCAGACGAGTGTTTGTCAGAGGTGCTCGGAACCCAAAACACGGAGCATTTCTTTCTCGGTACACAGGACGCTGACTTTAGGAAGAAGCTTCAAAAG GAGTCTATCGTTCCACTATTGTTTGGTCTGAATAACAGTCTGCAGATCGACCAGCCTTCTGATTTCCAACGCGAGACCGCTAAAGACTCTGAGAGAAAGAGGTTAACTATGACGGATGCGGAGAAGAGGATGCTGGTGAAACAGACTGCGAGAATCTTAGCTTCTAGTAGAGGAGAAGGAGCAGCTGAAGACGAGCAATGGGAGGCGCCTCGTGTGGTCAGTTCAAGAAATGGTCTCGGTGTGAAGGATAGACCCCAGTTCAAGCGAAATAGAGCAAAG GGACCAAACCCACTTTCATGcatgaagaaaaagaaggtgAACGATACCAAGAAACCTCAATCGAAACCCAAAGCTGAATCGAAATCTGGTGGACAAGAG GTAAAGAAAGGTGAAAGCGGTGCAGAAAAGAGGACAAGAAAACGGTCCAGAAAAGGAAAAGCTGCTTCGGAGAGAACCTGA